DNA sequence from the Bacillota bacterium genome:
TCACATCTACCTCCCCCTTAAAACAGTGAGGCCGACCCAGCTCCGTCAGGAGCCGAATCGGCCTCGCGTTCTGCGCGTCAGCCTATCTCTATCTACCAACTGCCTTCGTTAGTTCAGCGGTGTCCGCCTTATAGGGATTATCGCCTACCCTATGATCCCCACACCAATCGTTATATGGATATACAACCGGATATCCGGCCATAGTTGGGGCGTGCCGTCTACAGCGCCCAATTCCCGGATTCTTCGGGGCATAATAAGCACACGAGGCACAACAGAAATCCGTCTTTCTATCCCATTTATCTAGCATAGATTTCCTCCCTAAACCTGGTATCCCTCAGTAATTCTGATCCGGACAGGCTTTCCGTCTTGGACAATGATCTCTACTACTCCATATCGCATGCCCCCGATTTTCTTTGCAAACCGCGTAATTTCGCGGATGATAGACTTCACCAGCTCTGGCACCAGCTCTTGGATTAGAATCCC
Encoded proteins:
- a CDS encoding DUF2292 domain-containing protein — protein: MLIQELVPELVKSIIREITRFAKKIGGMRYGVVEIIVQDGKPVRIRITEGYQV